AACAGCTCCATCCTTCAAGCTTTTAAGAATGATATTCTCAAACTGTTTTACACTCTTCAATCTTCCACTACCCTGAACAATGTATGTAAAGGCATACTTATCCGATGTCGGCTGGTTGGCTATGCTACCTGCTGAAAACTCTTCGTTTTGAGACTCTATGGCTTTATAAATATCCTGCGGTGTCAGAGAGTATTTTGCAAGTTTATCCGGGTATAACCAGACCCTTATGGAATAAAGTTTGCTTCCAAAGATTATTGCATCACCAACACCCTTAACCCTTTTTAGTGCATCAAGCACATTGATATTGAGATAGTTTGTCAAATTCACTATATCCCTATTACCATTACTGCAAAAGGCATAGACTTTGAGTATATCAGGAGAACGCTCTCTTACTTCTATGCCCAACCGCCTAACCTTCTCAGGTAGCTTACTTAGAACATTCTGAACCCTATTTGATACATCTATTTTGGCTATCTCTGGGTCTGTTCCAACCTTAAAATAAACACTAATTGACAAAGAACCATAAGAAGCCGTCGATTGTATGTAAAGCATATTTTTAACACCGTTGATTGCTTCTTCCAATGGTGCTGCAACGGTTTTTAGAATTGTCTGTGCATCAGCTCCGGGATAATAGGCACTAACCGTAACGCGCGGCGGTGTAAGTTTTGGATACTCTTCAACGGGCAGGTTGTATATAGCCAAAATTCCAGCAATAACGATAATTAAAGCTATTACAGTGGCAAATCTTGGTCTGTTGATAAAGAACTTTGATATCATCTATTTACAATCTTCCCTATTTTTATCTTCATCTTGGGTCTTATCTTCATAAGATTGTCATAAGCAACTAAATCACTACTTTTTAGACCCTTTACTATAAAAAAACCATCCTTTTGAGCGACTATCTTTATGGGTTTTGGTATAACAACATTATCTTTAATAAGATAAACCATAGGAAAATGCTCTGTCTGTATAACGACACTCTGCGGAATCTTGGCGACTTCTCTATAATAGACATCTCCAAGCATAACCCTTACAAACTGATTAGGCATAAGCTTTAAATCATTATTATCGAAGATAGCCTTAGCCTTAACTGTTGATGTATCAGGGTCAATAACCTTATCAACAAAACAGAGCTTACCCACGATTTTTCCTTTAGGCAAAAGATAAACCCTTATGCCATTTTTAATATCATCTCTGTATTTCAAAAACTGCTCATCGGGTATAGAAAACTCCGCATATATGGGCTTAATCTTATCAATTTCTACCAACGCATCACCAACCTTCACATAGTTGCCAACATCTATAAGCTTCTCTCTAACATATCCACTGATAGGAGCTTTAACCTTTGTGTATGATAGCCTTATCTTCGCATCTTCAAGCTGAGCTTTTACAACTTCAACATTTGCCTTTGCCTGTTGATATCCGAAGAAGGCATCATCTCTTTTCTGAGCACTAACAAGATTCTCTTTAAAAGACTTCTCTATCCTAAGATAATTAGACTTTGCATTCTCAAGTTTGGCTTTTGCAAGCTTCAGCTGAGCAAATAACGAATCAACCTTAGCCTTGTATAAAGCAGGGTCTATAACAAACAGCACTTCACCCTTTTTAACGAAGCTACCTTCCCTAAAGAGCCTTTTAACTATCGTTCCGTCCACTTTAGCCCTTACAACACAACTATCGACACTTTTAAGCCTTGCAGGGAATATGGGATTTACTTCTATCTTATCTTTAACTTCAACTTTATACACATCAATAGTTGGAGTGAACTTAAAGTGTCTATTTTTTGGTGCTGCAAAAGACACAGTTGCAATTGCAACAATCAACAGGCAAATCAAGAAATCTTTAACTCTTCTCATCTCACTTCACCTTTTCTTTTGTTGAATTTTGTTATACAATTTAAATTAAATAAAGTCAACGAAAGGAAAGCAGATGATTACTCTGATAACAGGCGGTGTAAAATCTGGCAAAAGCAGGTTTGCCTTAAAACTCACAGAAAACAAAAAAGATAAATTCTTCATAGCAACAGCAGAACCGATAGATGACGAGATGAAAGCAAAGATAGAAAAGCACAAATTAGAGCGTAAGGGAGAATTTACAACAATAGAAGAGCCAATCTATCTTGCCAAAGCCATCTCAAACATTCAAAATGCTCAAGTTTGTATAATAGACTGTCTGAATATCTGGGTTAACAACCTTCTGTATTACGACAAATTAGACCAGATAGAAGAGCTTTTAAAACTATTAAAAAATTTCGTAAAGTTTGAGCTTATCTTTGTAAGCAACGAAGTGGGAATGGGGCTTCTGCCTGCAGATAAGCTGTCTCGACACTTCGTAAATCTTTTGGGAAATTTAAATCAGCAGATAGCAGCTATGTCTGATGCTGTGTATTTTATGGTTAGCGGATTGCCTTTAAAAATCAAATAGACTCTCTTACCCTTATTCCTAAACTTTCAAACAACTCAACTCTGTCTCTATTCTGCCCAACAGGAGAAAAAACAATCTCATCAACGCCCTTCTTAATAAGCCAGGATATCAATCGTATGGAATGACCTCTTCTCTCTTCATAGAAAGGATTTTCATATTCAATAACAGACAACAACTCACCTTCAACAGATTTTTCTTCTATTCTTATTCTGGCAACATCTCTTAGTCTCTCTGCTATATTTCCGTTTTCATCGAGCAGAAATGCGGTCTTTATTGTCGACTTTTTTGCCGGTTCGTAATGAATGGTTATAAACTGTAGGTTTTCTATCTCTCTTTTCAAATCATTCTCTATTTCTTCAACAAGGTCATGGGCTCTACTCATGTTTTTCTCATCGATTTTTATCGTTATATCGGCAACATAGATGCTGCCGGCTTTCCTTATAAAAACAAAATCTACGCTTTCAACTTTCGGATGAGAGACAATAATTTTCTTAGCTTTTTCTATAAGTTCCACATCAACGGAAGCATCAAGCAAGGTTAAAACAGCATCCTTCACTATCTCAAAGGCCTCTTTGTAAATTGCAAGGACAATAATCACAACTGCAACCTGTTGAGCATAGGGAACCTTAAAATAACTCATAACAATACCGATTATTGCCACAACCGTTGTTCCTGCATCGCCTATCCACTCCATAACATCAGCATTGACACCAGGAGAATTTAGTTTCTTTGCAGACCTTAACTCAAAATAGATAAAAACCACCTGAGCAATTAAAACAGCAACCAAAAATGGAATAGTTATATAAATATTAACTTTAACAAACGGATTCGAATGAAATATAACAGATTCAACAATTTCATAACCCACATAAAATATAGCTAAACCACCAAAAAGGGCAGCTAAATCTTCAAGCTTATGCATACCCAAAGGGAATCTTTTACTCTTCCTGCCCGAAAGCTTAACCGAAGCATAAATAAGAGAAGAAACAATAACATCTGATACGCTATGAATTCCATCTGCTATAATAACAGGAGTATTCGTAAAGACACCTACGCACAGTTTTCCAACGGCCATTACAATGTTCAGAAGTGTAGATGCTATGAGCCAGAACTCTTTTGCTTTTTGCAGATTTTTCTCTTCCATGCAGAAGATAATAATACTTTTTTCTCATGAGTCAACTTTTTAAACTTATGTTCAAAACAGGTTGACTAAATTCCTTCCTGTTGATATTTTAAGGTATGAATATGAATAAAAAGAATCGTGTCTCTTATGAAAATGTAAAACCATACACAACAAAGGATGGCTCAATCATAAGGGAATTGATACATCCCAATCATATGAAAGTAAAAAATATAAGTCTTGCGGAAGCCATAGTAAAACCGAACGAAGAGACTTTTTTACATATTCACAAAACTTCAGAAGAGATTTACCACATAACAGAAGGCAAAGGCGTCATGCAGCTTGGAGATAAAACCTTTGAAGTCAAAAAAGGCGATTCTATACTTATTCCGCCAAAAACACCACACAAAATCAAGAATAATTCACAAGAAGAACTAAAAATACTCTGCATCTGTTCGCCACCCTACTCTCACGAAGACACAGAGCTATTATAACTATATCAACCTACAAGATTCACAAACCTATAAGCCGGAATAACCTTGATTCTCACACCTTCTTCAACAATCTCTTCTTCATCATCAAAGGTTACAATAAACCCTTCTTTAAGATTAAAGTATTTACAACACTCTATAAGCCCTTCAATTTCCCTTTTTCTTGTTGCTTCTGATGAGAACTCATAGCAGACCTGAATGGCCATTCTTTCATCAACAACAAAATCACACTCTCTTTTGCCTTTAAAGAATTTTATACTGTTATATTTTGTTTTAAGCTCATGCCAGATTAAGTTTTCAAGCAATGCTCCACGGCTGGTCTCACCAAATGAGCGTATGGCATTCAAAAGGCCATTATCCACAAAGTAAACTTTCTTCTCTGAAAGCTCAGATTTTAAAACAGAGTGATGATGTTTCTTAACGAGTCCTATCAAAAATGAAGTCTCCATATAATACAGATAGTTATACAAAGTATTTTTGCTTACCTTTATGCCTTGAGACTTAAGCTCATTGTAAATCTTATTTGTAGAAAAGCTGCTTGTTATGTTTTCTGCAACCCTTTTTATGAAGTATTTCAAGACAAAAGGCTCTTTTATGCTATATCTTTCCACTATATCCCTATATATCATAACATTAAAATACTCCTGCAGAGCAAGAAGTTTTAGCTCTTTTCTCATTAACGGAATCTCTGGAAAACCGCCGTATACAAGAAACTCGTTGAATAGCTTGATTAATTTTGCTTTTTTGTTTGTATCGTATATATCCACATTAAAATCAAACTTGAAGTCTTTAAACCTTAAAAACTCTTCAAATGTTAAAGGGCTGACTTCGTATGTTAAAGTTCTTCCCCTTAGGGATGTTGCAATCTCATCACCAAGCAGTTTGGAATTTGAGCCGGTTATAAAGATGTTCTTTGTTATAGTTTCGTATACCCTTCTTACAAATCTCTCCCAACCGTTTACATTTTGAATCTCATCGAAGAAAAGATATATATCCTTTAAATCTATATCAGGATATAGCTCTGAGTATGCCTGAAGCAATAGATTTAAATCTTCCTTTGTTAAATCCATTCTCTCATCTTCAAAATTGATGTAAACACATCTTCTTTTGTCTATTCCATCACTTATCAGCTCACTTATTGTTCTAAAAAGCAGGTAAGTCTTTCCAGCTCTCCTTGAGCCTATAACAGATACAATCTTATTAGAATCCACAGGTAGTTTTATGTTTCTCTCAATAACTGATGGCAAATTCCAGGAGTGAAACTCTACTATGATTGATTTTAAAACTTCTTTCTTTTTCATAGGGAAATATTATTAAATATTGTTATCTTTTGTTTGTAAGGAAAAATATAAGTCCTCTTTAAAATTTATAAAACATAGATCATTTCTAAATAAACTGCGTTGACAAATGATAATTAACCTTGACAACCAAATAAATAAGTGGTATATGAGCAAACGGTAAACAAAGAAAATGAAGTATAGAAAGCAAAAAAGAATGAAAAGGAAAATTTTTATTTTTATTTTAAAACTAATTGAATAAACCAATCATATTTATCATAATATTATCTCATCAAAAATACAAGATTGAGATTGAGGGAGGTAAAAAATGAAAAAGTTGGCAGTTATCGTATTAATAGTTGGAATGGTTATGGGTTTTGGCAATTTATCGAAAGCAAAAAATGTGTCTTTAGGCTTAAAGGTGGGAACATTGGGAATAGGGCCAGAAATCTGCTACCACATAAATGACGCTTTCAGCGTTAGAGGTCAGTTTGGATACTTTTCCAAAAATTTTGATACAACCGAAGCAGATGTAAAATACGACTTAAAGTTCAAAATAAGAAATGCAGGGCTTTTGTTAGACTGGCACCCTTTTGAAGGAGCATTTAGAATTAGTGCCGGCTTATTTTACAACGGCAATAAATTTACTGGTGATGCAAAATCTATCGAAGGAGAAAAGTACACAATAAATGGCCATACCTACTACTTAAACAAAATAAGTGCTTCTATAAAATACACTAAGCTCGCACCTTACATCGGTATAGGATATGATACAGCTTCATCTAAAGATAGTGGATTAGGGTTTTTGGTAGATTTGGGTGTTTTCTACAGTAAACCTAAGGTAAGCGTTGATGCTTACGGAGATCCAGATGTAATAAACGACCCTCAGTTTAAGGCTGACCTATCTAAAACAAAAAGCGAACTAAAGAGTTATGCCGACAAACTTAAATTCTATCCTGTAATAATGATAGGACTAACCTACAGATTTTAATTTCCAACTCCTCGAGAGAAATTAACAGCGAGTAGAAGTTTTTCTCTACTCGCTGTTTTTACTCTCAATTTCTCTTCTCAAAAAAACAGTCAGAGTAAAATAAAACAAAAAATATCCACTGTATCTATTTTTTATTAAATTATTAAAGGCGTTCTTGACAATATTCTAATATTTGAATATATTGAAACAAGAAATTAAAAAGACGGAGGTGTAAAAATGCTCGACAGATTTGCAAAACACAGAGAGATTGTTAACGGTATCACAACATTAGATGATACAGAAAAGGAGTTGCTCTACTCTGCCTTGAATATTCACGGACACTTCTGTGGCGGAATGCCCATGGGATACCTGGCAGGACTTGCAGGTCTAAAGGCTTTAAGTGCAAAAAGGGAGCTTAGTATGGACAAAGAAGTGATTATTTTTGTCGGAGACCATCATGCCGGTGGCTGTTTTGCCGATGGGGTTCAGTTTGCAACAGGTTGCACATTCGGAAAAGGCATAATGAGAAAAGAGCCAAAGGGAAAATGGAGTTATCTACTTATCGACAGAAAAAGCCAAAAGGCCGTAAAAGTTACAGTTAAACCAGAGATAATGAAGGCTGCATATGATGCACCGTTTATAAAGGATTACAGACTAAAAGGCATTCCACCTGCAGAAGTTGACCAAGAAGTCGCAATCAAGGCATTCTTGGGGCTGTTCTCAAAACCGTTTGAAGAGATAGTCAACATAGAAGGCCCTTTTGATTACACTATTGATAAAACACCATCTTCGTTTAACCTTGCATTCTGTGAAATCTGTGGCGATGCCGTTGCGGAAAATTACCTGCGTGTGGAAAATAACAAAAAGGTTTGTCTTGACTGTTTTACATACAAAAACATTTAAGGGTAGTATGCCATGTTTAGCGTATCTACAAGCATTGTTGCCTTGAGCTTTGTGATTATATGGGCTGCATCGTTTCTGTTTGCCATGCTTGGACTTGGCGGCGGCATGGTCTATGTACCTGTAATGAAATGGTTGGGATTTGACCTAAAAAGCGTTGCCATACCATTAGGCTTGCTTCTAAACGGCCTAAACACGGCACTTGCCATGATCCCATATCACAAAGCAAAGCTTATAGATTACAAAGGTGCTCTTCCCTTCGCACTTGCAGCTATAATAGGAGCACCGTTTGGTGCATATACAGTTCAGTTTATACCAACAAGGATAGTTTTAATTCTCTTCATCACTGCCGTTCTTATAGCAGCCTTCAGGGTTTTTGTATCAACAAAAGCACCAGACGAAGACAACCTAATAGAATTCAAAAAGAGACTCATATACGGCGGTATTAGTGGACTTTTAATAGGTTTTGTCGGTGGAATGCTGGGTATAGGCGGTGGATTTTTAGCAGCACCAATCCTTATGAGTATGGGATACAACGCAAAAAGGGCAGCTGCCACAACAGCATACATAGTAACATTCTCATCTGCAAGCGGATTTTTGGGACATGTTGCAGAAGGCCACTTTGACCCACTACTCACGGCAGTCTTGGTTGTTGCTGTGTTGTTGGGTTCTCAGCTTGGAGCAAGGTTTACAGTAAAAAAAGCAAAATCAAAGACAATCAAGAAAATTTATGTTATAATTCTTCTGCTTATTGCCATTAAACTGACGCTTGGCCTGTTTGGAGTGAGATTTAGGTGAATCTTGAAACCTATGAGTTCAAATCGCAGGTGGTTAAGGCACTTGCTCATCCTTTGCGCCTTGCCATCTGCGAATACTTATTGGAAATAAAAGAACCCAAGTGCGTAAACCATATAGCCGGCGTATTTAACAAAAACCAATCGGTCATTTCAAAACATCTCTCCATTCTTCAACAGGCATCAATCGTAAAGATTCAAAAAGAAGGCGTATTTACGCGATACACTCTGACTCAGCCGGAAATCATGAAAAGTCTCTTAAAAAGCATTAACGAGCTTGTAAAAAAATCGGCAGAATACAATCTTAAACTAACAAAAAACCTTTAGAAACTCTCCTGCATTATACTCTTTGCAAGCTTCAGAGCTTCTCTGTGGGCTTTAACATCATGAACCCTAAAGATAGAAGCACCCTTAAGCAGGGCTACAACATTTGAAGCAATCGTGCCAAACAGTCTATCCTTAGGATTTTCAATATTCAAAATAGCACCTATAAAGCTCTTCCTTGAAGTTCCAATAAGAATAGGTCTTCCAAATATCTTAAAAGACTCAATATTGTTTAGAATCTTTAAATTATCTTCAAACTTCTTTCCAAAACCAATACCAGGGTCAAGCACGATTCTTTCTTCATCTATCCCAGCTTTTCTTAGTTTGTCCATTATTTCTCTGAATTTACTATTTATCTCGGATATTAAATGCTCATAAAAAGGGTTCTTCTGCATATTCTTTGGCGTGCCTTTTATGTGCATCTCAACAACACCACAATTGCTCTTTGAGAGAACTTCCAAAAGCTTCTTGTCAAAACCAAGTCCACTTATATCGTTTATTATGTCAGCACCTAAGGATAAAACTTCTTCTGCAACCTTAGACTTGTATGTATCAACAGATAAAACAACATCACTTCCAAATCTCTTCTTAATCGCTTCAACAACAGGAACAACACGCTTCAACTCTTCATCCAAACTTACAAATTCGCTACCCGGTCTTGTTGATTCTCCGCCAACATCAACAATATCCGCACCTTCTTTAAGCATCTCTTCTGTTCTTTTTAATGCCGCATCAACGCTATTAAACTCTCCACCATCAGAAAACGAATCTGGCGTAACATTTAAAACGCCCATAATCAGATAGTTATCTTTTAAATCAAACCTTTTATCCCTAAAAGCCCAGACAAAATCAGCATTCAGAACATTCTTTAAAGCATTTTCCAACTCTTCTGCCAAAACCCTTAAAAACTCAAAGTTCTGTTTCTTTAGTTTTTCAGCAAGCTTTTCAATCCTTTTTGCATCACCAAGAATCAGGCAGTCTGTAATCTGAGTCTTTGCTGTTATAACATCCTTCTGAACAGCAGCATCTATGCCAACAGACAAGGCTTCCTGTTTTAAGATATTGGCATGATAAAACTTACAATCAAACACTTTGACAGCATAACAGACGCCCTTTCTATCCATCAAATCAACAGCAATATCATCAACACCTATACTTTTCAGCTCTTCTCTTACTTTCTCTATTTCGTTTATCTTAAGCAGCTCTATCATCGTTTAACCCCAAAATCTCATCTATCTCTTTTGCATCTATAACTTCCTTCTCAAGCAGCCTTTGAGCCATCTTTTCAACCTTATCCTTATTCTCTGTAATTATCTCAACGGCAATCCTATACCCATCATCAACAATCTTTTTAATCTCAGCATCGATGAGCCTTGCTGTCTCTTCTGAAAATGTCTTTCTAACAGCTATATCTCTGCCTAAGAATACTTCCTTGCCTTCATCTGATAAGTGAATCGGGCCTAACGAACTCATACCCCATTCACACACCATTCTCCTTGCAATCTCCGTTGCCCTTTCTATATCGTTTCCTGCACCTGTCGTAATACTGCCAAGCATCACTTCTTCTGCAGCCCTTCCACCCATTAAAACGGCAATCCTGTTCATTAGATACTCTTTATCGTATGTGTATTTATCATCTTCTGGTAGCTGCTGAGTTACGCCTAAAGCCATACCGCGCGGGATTATGCTAACCTTATGAACTGGATCTGTATTCGGCAGCATCTTAGCAACTATTGCATGACCAGACTCATGATATGCCGTAATTCTCTTTTCTCTTTCGCTGATTATTGCATTTTTTCTCTCTGGGCCAAGCAAAACTTTATCCTTTGCCAAATCAAAATCTTCCATTTCAACCTTTGTTTTGTTTTTTCGCGCGGCAATCAAAGCAGCCTCATTAACCAAGTTTGCAAGATCCGCTCCAACAAAACCTGAAGTTGTCTTCGCTATAATCTCCAAATCAACATCATCTCCAAGTGGAATCTTTCTCGTATGAACCTTTAAAATCTCAAGTCTTCCTTTAACATCCGGCTTCGGAACAACTATTCTTCTATCAAACCTACCAGGGCGCAGAAGCGCAGGGTCAAGAACATCAGGTCTATTTGTTGCAGCCATAACAATTATATTTGTGTCAGTTTGAAATCCGTCCATCTCAACCAAAAGCTGGTTTAGAGTCTGCTCTCTCTCATCGTTTCCACCGCCTACACCAGCACCACGCTGCCTGCCCACTGCATCTATCTCATCAATAAACACAATACATGGAGCATTTCTCTTTGCCTGATTAAATAAATCTCTTACTCTACTTGCACCTACACCAACAAACATTTCAACAAAATCAGAGCCACTTATCGTAAAAAATGGAACACCTGCTTCACCTGCAACAGCTTTGGCAACAAGCGTTTTTCCTGTTCCTGGAGCACCAACCAAAAGAACACCTTTTGGTATCTTTGCGCCTATCTTGGTAAACTTTCCCGGATTCTTTAAAAACTCAATTATCTCAAGCAACTCATCCTTTACTTCATCAATCCCAGCAACATCTTTAAATGTTACCCTGTTCTTCGGGTCACTTACAAACATCCTTGCATTGCTTTTGCCAAAGTTTAATGCCTTTCCACCCTTATTCATCTGATTCATGAAGTAAAACCATAAGAAGATAAACACAATCATCGGAACCCAATAAATGAGTATATTCGTCAAGATTGAATTGTTCTCTTTTGGCTTCACAACAACATCAACGCCTTTCTTTGCAAGCTTGTCCGCTATATCTTTCACTTCCGGCGTATATGTTCTATATCTTTTGCCATCTGTGGTTGTTATATAAACTTCATTTCCATCAAACCTTACACTTTTTATCTTATCAGAATCAACAAGCCGAATAAGTTTTGTGTAATCAATCTTTACAAACGAGTAATTGCCAGCATTATTAAACATATTAAAAAGCAGTATCATCAAAACAGCTATAATCATCCACAAAAATGCGTTCCTGTAAACAGGCGACATTAATACCCCTCCATTTTATCTTCTTAGGTGCAAAATATAACAAAAGATAGGAATAAAGTCTATAATAAGCTTAAATTTCCTGTATCCAGCCGTCTAAGTTTAACTTTTCAACAAACTCAACAATTTCAAAGTACTCATCAACATTTACTTTTCTGTTTATAATCGAATGAGAGAAGGCTTTATAGGCGGGAAAATACTGAAACATTACAGAAACCTTAGCCTTTGGCAGATTCTTTTTTACCCACATCAATGCCTTTTTTGAATTCTCTATGTATCCTGGCATAACAAGATGCCTAACAATCAAGCCTTTCCTTGCTATGCCATTTTCTAAAACAAGCTCGCCTTTTGTCTCATACATCTTTTTTAACGCCTTTGTCGCAACTTCAAAATAATCAGAAACACCAGACAACTCCATCGACATCCTACTATCAACATACTTCAAATCACCAAGATAAACATCAACGCACTCATCGAGCATCTCTATAACTTCTTCTTTATCATAAGATGATGTGTTGTAAACAATAGGTATTTTTAAGCCTTTCTTTCTTGCAAGCCTTATGGCATCACATATAAGATGAACAAAGTGCGAAGGCGTCACTAAGTTTATATTGTTTGCATCTCTTTTCTGAAGAGAGAGCATTAAATCAGCAAGCTCTTCAGTACTTACAACTCTGAATGCACTTTTAAGTTGGCTTATAGGATAATTTTGACAATAGATGCATGACATATTGCAACCTGCAAAGAAGATAGTGCCAGAACCGTTCTTTGAGCTTATTGGCGGCTCTTCGCCAAAATGAAGATTGACACTTGCTATCTCGAGCTGATTTTTGGTTTTACATAAGCCCTTATGAAGGTTTCTATTTATGCCGCACTCTCGTGGACAAAGTCTGCAGGAGCTCCCAACAAGGTCGTGTAGATTCATAATTCAAGCAATAAAAAAAGGGAGAACCCTTACGGATTCTCCCTGATTTAGCCTTTTTCCAGACTGGATTATTTTGCTCCAGCAAGCTCCTCGAGCATGTCTGTTGTGATGGATTTTGGTCTTTCGATCTGATAACCGAGACCTCTGTCCCAAATAATGTTGCATGTAACACCCAATGCTCTTCCGATACCGAAGAGTACCGTATAGAAGTCGTACTCTCTTACGCCATAGTGCCACTGGATGCAGCCGGAGTGAGCATCTACGTTTGGCCATGGATTCTTTACTTTGCCAAGCTGCTGCAAGATTGGTGGAACAACCTGATACATCAAGTCTACATACTTGAAGATTGGGTCGTCTGGTAAGTGTTTCAAAGCGAACTCTCTCTGAGCCGTGTATCTTGGGTCTGTCTTTCTCAAAACTGCATGACCGAATCCTGGAACAACCTGACCAGAATTCAATGTATCCCAAATGAATTTCTCCATCTCTTCTTTTGTTGGGATCTTGCCGCCCATCTTCTCCATTACGCCCTGGATCCATCTGAGAACTTCCTGATTTGCAAGACCGTGTAATGGACCAGCAAGACCGCACATACCTGCTGCATAGGAGTAATAGATGTCGGACAATGCACTTGCTACAAGGTGTGTTGTGTGAGCGGAAACATTTCCACTCTCATGGTCGGAATGCAAGATGAAGTACATTCTTGCAACATCGTCATAAGGTTTGTCGATGCCCATCATGTGAGCGAAGTTTCCACCGAAGTCAAGGTTAGGATCACTTGGAATGTGTGTATCGCCCTTATATTTCATTCTATAGATGTATGCACCAAGCAATGGAAGTTTTGGCATTAAGTCCATAACATCTTCATACATATACTCCCAAGCATCATTCTTATTGAACTGACCAGATGCATACCATTTAGCAAACTTGGAGTCTCTCTGCATAGCCAAAATACCAGCAGCAAACATTGTCATTGGATGAGTATCTCTTGGCATAGCTCTCAAGATGTCGATTACATACTGTGGAAGCTGCTCTCTCTTCTTCCACTCTGTGTAAACTTCTTCAACATCCTTCTCAGTTGGCAAATCGCCTGTTAACAACAGATAAAAATGACCTTCAACATAAGGCATTTCAGCGCCTTCAGGCTTTGGCAATTTCTCCATTACTTCAGGGATTGTATAACCCCTAAATCTAATACCCTCGTAAGGGTCAAGATAAGAGATGTCTGTAATGAGAGCTTTCAAACCTCTCATTCCTGCAATGATTTTGTAAACTGTTACCTCGTCGATAACCTTGTCAGCAAACTCCTTGTAGAGTCTGGTAATCCTTGGTCTGTGAGCCTGAATCTTCTCGTAGAGCTTCTCCTTAATGCTCATAGCTAAACCTCCTAAAAATAAATTTTGTTCTTAAACAAGCCTTCGCGGCGATTCTCTTCCCTATGCTGCTTTCGTGTTAATCTATAGCACTATTTTTAATACTTGTCAACACTTTAAACATTTTACTAACAATAAGGAAAAATTAACTAATCTCGTTTAATTTCCAACTTATTTTCTAATAACTCGACCATCTATTACAAAAATATACCTTTCAAACTCACAGAATTTTTTGTAGAATTTCTAAAATTTTTAGGATGGAGGCAAAAAGATGGAAT
This genomic stretch from Hippea alviniae EP5-r harbors:
- a CDS encoding cupin domain-containing protein, which translates into the protein MNMNKKNRVSYENVKPYTTKDGSIIRELIHPNHMKVKNISLAEAIVKPNEETFLHIHKTSEEIYHITEGKGVMQLGDKTFEVKKGDSILIPPKTPHKIKNNSQEELKILCICSPPYSHEDTELL
- a CDS encoding FmdE family protein — encoded protein: MLDRFAKHREIVNGITTLDDTEKELLYSALNIHGHFCGGMPMGYLAGLAGLKALSAKRELSMDKEVIIFVGDHHAGGCFADGVQFATGCTFGKGIMRKEPKGKWSYLLIDRKSQKAVKVTVKPEIMKAAYDAPFIKDYRLKGIPPAEVDQEVAIKAFLGLFSKPFEEIVNIEGPFDYTIDKTPSSFNLAFCEICGDAVAENYLRVENNKKVCLDCFTYKNI
- a CDS encoding cation diffusion facilitator family transporter: MEEKNLQKAKEFWLIASTLLNIVMAVGKLCVGVFTNTPVIIADGIHSVSDVIVSSLIYASVKLSGRKSKRFPLGMHKLEDLAALFGGLAIFYVGYEIVESVIFHSNPFVKVNIYITIPFLVAVLIAQVVFIYFELRSAKKLNSPGVNADVMEWIGDAGTTVVAIIGIVMSYFKVPYAQQVAVVIIVLAIYKEAFEIVKDAVLTLLDASVDVELIEKAKKIIVSHPKVESVDFVFIRKAGSIYVADITIKIDEKNMSRAHDLVEEIENDLKREIENLQFITIHYEPAKKSTIKTAFLLDENGNIAERLRDVARIRIEEKSVEGELLSVIEYENPFYEERRGHSIRLISWLIKKGVDEIVFSPVGQNRDRVELFESLGIRVRESI
- the cobU gene encoding bifunctional adenosylcobinamide kinase/adenosylcobinamide-phosphate guanylyltransferase, translating into MITLITGGVKSGKSRFALKLTENKKDKFFIATAEPIDDEMKAKIEKHKLERKGEFTTIEEPIYLAKAISNIQNAQVCIIDCLNIWVNNLLYYDKLDQIEELLKLLKNFVKFELIFVSNEVGMGLLPADKLSRHFVNLLGNLNQQIAAMSDAVYFMVSGLPLKIK
- a CDS encoding ATP-binding protein, whose protein sequence is MKKKEVLKSIIVEFHSWNLPSVIERNIKLPVDSNKIVSVIGSRRAGKTYLLFRTISELISDGIDKRRCVYINFEDERMDLTKEDLNLLLQAYSELYPDIDLKDIYLFFDEIQNVNGWERFVRRVYETITKNIFITGSNSKLLGDEIATSLRGRTLTYEVSPLTFEEFLRFKDFKFDFNVDIYDTNKKAKLIKLFNEFLVYGGFPEIPLMRKELKLLALQEYFNVMIYRDIVERYSIKEPFVLKYFIKRVAENITSSFSTNKIYNELKSQGIKVSKNTLYNYLYYMETSFLIGLVKKHHHSVLKSELSEKKVYFVDNGLLNAIRSFGETSRGALLENLIWHELKTKYNSIKFFKGKRECDFVVDERMAIQVCYEFSSEATRKREIEGLIECCKYFNLKEGFIVTFDDEEEIVEEGVRIKVIPAYRFVNLVG
- a CDS encoding efflux RND transporter periplasmic adaptor subunit — translated: MRRVKDFLICLLIVAIATVSFAAPKNRHFKFTPTIDVYKVEVKDKIEVNPIFPARLKSVDSCVVRAKVDGTIVKRLFREGSFVKKGEVLFVIDPALYKAKVDSLFAQLKLAKAKLENAKSNYLRIEKSFKENLVSAQKRDDAFFGYQQAKANVEVVKAQLEDAKIRLSYTKVKAPISGYVREKLIDVGNYVKVGDALVEIDKIKPIYAEFSIPDEQFLKYRDDIKNGIRVYLLPKGKIVGKLCFVDKVIDPDTSTVKAKAIFDNNDLKLMPNQFVRVMLGDVYYREVAKIPQSVVIQTEHFPMVYLIKDNVVIPKPIKIVAQKDGFFIVKGLKSSDLVAYDNLMKIRPKMKIKIGKIVNR